From Rhodococcus sp. B7740, one genomic window encodes:
- a CDS encoding GMC family oxidoreductase — MSSQRTTADYIVVGAGSAGAVVANRLSADPRNEVILLEAGPEDKNKFAHIPAAFSKLFRSEVDWDYLTEPQPELRDRSIYWPRGKMLGGSSSMNAMMWVRGFAADYDDWAAVSDDSWSFRNLVGYFRKIENIEGTTELDSGTDGPLVVSHQRSPRALTSSFLDAVEEAGYPVETANLPEPRGFSRTMVNQKRGARWSTADAYLRPAKKRKNLTILTDAQATRVLFEGSAAVGVEYTSGGAVHTVRARREVVLSGGAINTPQLLMLSGIGDQEQLKSHGIAVRHHSPGVGQNLIDHLAALIGWKTETDSLFHAEKIPELVNYLARRRGMLTSNVAEAYGFVKSREDLALPDLEVIFGPAPFFDEGLIAQDSHAAVIGTVLLKPESRGEITLRSSDPTAKPIVEPHYLGDPEGLDRRAMIEGLRACIAISETPALKGLLGDVVRPRVASNISPADLLTEALEQNAHTLYHPVGTARMGNDADSVVDAELRVRGVDRLRVADASIMPSIIRGHTHAPSVVIGERAADLILR, encoded by the coding sequence ATGAGCTCTCAGCGCACGACGGCCGACTACATCGTGGTGGGCGCAGGTTCGGCAGGCGCGGTGGTGGCCAATCGCCTCAGCGCAGACCCACGCAACGAGGTGATCCTGCTCGAGGCCGGCCCCGAGGACAAGAACAAGTTCGCCCACATTCCCGCTGCATTCTCCAAACTCTTTCGCAGCGAGGTCGATTGGGACTACCTCACCGAACCGCAACCGGAACTGCGCGATCGCAGCATCTACTGGCCGCGCGGCAAGATGCTCGGTGGCTCGTCGTCCATGAATGCCATGATGTGGGTGCGCGGATTCGCCGCAGACTACGACGACTGGGCGGCAGTCTCCGACGACTCCTGGTCGTTCCGCAACCTCGTCGGCTACTTCCGCAAGATCGAGAACATCGAGGGCACAACCGAACTCGACTCCGGTACGGACGGCCCGCTCGTCGTTTCGCACCAGCGCAGTCCCCGTGCCCTGACGTCGTCCTTCCTCGACGCCGTCGAGGAGGCCGGCTATCCGGTCGAGACGGCCAACCTGCCCGAACCCAGGGGCTTCAGCCGCACGATGGTCAACCAGAAGCGCGGCGCACGGTGGAGCACCGCCGATGCGTACCTACGACCGGCGAAGAAGCGCAAGAACCTCACCATCCTCACCGATGCGCAGGCCACTCGCGTCCTCTTCGAGGGCAGTGCCGCGGTGGGCGTCGAATACACCTCGGGCGGCGCAGTACACACCGTTCGTGCACGCAGAGAAGTCGTGCTGTCCGGCGGAGCGATCAACACCCCGCAACTGCTGATGCTCTCGGGCATCGGCGACCAGGAACAGCTGAAGTCGCACGGCATCGCCGTCCGGCATCACTCACCCGGAGTCGGACAGAACCTGATCGACCATCTGGCCGCACTCATCGGCTGGAAGACCGAAACCGACTCGCTCTTCCACGCCGAGAAGATCCCGGAGTTGGTCAACTACCTCGCACGCCGACGCGGCATGCTGACTTCCAACGTCGCCGAGGCCTACGGTTTCGTCAAGAGCCGCGAGGACCTCGCCCTGCCCGATCTCGAAGTCATCTTCGGCCCGGCACCCTTCTTCGACGAGGGACTCATCGCGCAGGACTCCCATGCCGCCGTCATCGGAACGGTGCTCCTCAAACCGGAGAGCCGCGGCGAGATCACCCTCCGGTCGTCCGACCCGACGGCCAAGCCCATCGTCGAACCGCACTACCTGGGCGATCCGGAGGGCCTCGACCGCCGGGCGATGATCGAAGGCCTTCGGGCATGCATCGCGATCTCCGAAACACCCGCTCTGAAGGGACTGCTCGGCGACGTCGTACGCCCCAGGGTGGCGTCGAACATCTCCCCGGCGGACCTGCTCACCGAGGCTCTCGAGCAGAATGCGCACACGCTGTATCACCCCGTGGGCACTGCCCGTATGGGCAACGACGCCGACAGTGTCGTCGATGCCGAGTTGCGGGTACGGGGCGTCGACCGCCTTCGCGTCGCCGACGCGTCGATCATGCCGAGCATCATCCGCGGACACACGCACGCACCGTCGGTGGTGATCGGCGAACGAGCAGCGGACCTGATCCTTCGTTGA
- a CDS encoding methyltransferase domain-containing protein, translating to MSVTADTLFNRAAAGLPCWIGDSDGSREQLPTARWMGGSASSAEDRRADHAMLSRCTGPTIDLGCGPGRLTEALARRGVSALGVDTSRTAVDLTIERGGNAVLRDLFEPLPDTGNWSCVLLADGNIGIGGDPVRLLRRAADLLAPHGAVIAEVDAPSDTGIRHRTVRWETDTMVGDWFAWSSVSADATADLANAAGLRVVDVAPIDGRWFAQMTLAPLTSS from the coding sequence ATGAGCGTCACCGCCGATACACTCTTCAACCGCGCAGCAGCCGGACTACCCTGCTGGATAGGCGATTCCGACGGCAGCAGGGAGCAACTTCCCACCGCGCGGTGGATGGGCGGCAGCGCCTCGTCAGCCGAGGATCGCCGCGCGGATCACGCCATGCTCAGCCGATGTACCGGCCCCACCATCGATCTCGGCTGCGGGCCGGGTCGACTCACCGAAGCACTTGCGCGACGCGGCGTCTCGGCACTCGGTGTCGACACATCCCGAACAGCAGTCGATCTGACCATCGAGCGCGGCGGCAACGCCGTTCTCCGCGACCTGTTCGAGCCATTGCCCGACACCGGCAACTGGTCGTGTGTCCTCCTCGCGGACGGCAACATCGGCATCGGGGGCGACCCGGTGCGTCTGCTCCGCCGGGCGGCCGACCTGCTCGCACCCCACGGAGCCGTCATCGCGGAAGTGGACGCGCCCAGCGACACAGGAATTCGTCACCGCACCGTTCGGTGGGAAACCGACACCATGGTCGGCGATTGGTTCGCCTGGTCGAGCGTCAGCGCCGACGCCACAGCGGACCTCGCCAATGCCGCCGGCCTTCGAGTGGTCGACGTGGCACCGATCGACGGGCGCTGGTTCGCTCAGATGACGCTGGCTCCGCTCACCAGTTCGTGA
- a CDS encoding membrane protein gives MVASSPQGEKTIRYWREAVAGTLAVVLVVVAFVVPYLGNELVTPIINRTPQQVRDFADAAPLFGFREIHVGWGTPVAVLIAVATVLWGPTVARRLSWTRLLFLVWGASAAWTMSLAMVDGWKRGFVDRLASTDEYLHEVPGVTDIPATLRGFSERILDYQADSWTTHVSGHPPGALLTFVWLDRLGLGGGAWAATLCVLVGTSAAVALVLTLKVLGDENIARRAAPFVAIAPAAIWIAVSADAFYAGVAAWGVALLAISTKRYLWPASIGAGVLLGFGIYLNYGLVLMGLPAVAVLIAGRRILPLVGALIGALIVAGIFTAYGFWWYDGYLLVQERYYQGIAKDRPFEYWGWANFAALFCALGVAVPAAFPRILTRLEPINLLVIGGVAAVVMADLSQLSKAETERIWLPFAMWMLIAPAVLPIRTHRFWLALQVIGALAINHLLFTNW, from the coding sequence GTGGTCGCCTCGAGTCCGCAGGGAGAAAAGACTATCCGTTACTGGAGAGAAGCCGTCGCCGGCACGTTGGCCGTCGTGCTCGTCGTGGTCGCGTTCGTCGTTCCGTACCTGGGCAACGAACTCGTCACTCCCATCATCAACAGAACTCCGCAGCAGGTGCGCGATTTCGCCGACGCGGCACCGCTGTTCGGCTTCCGTGAGATTCACGTGGGATGGGGGACTCCCGTCGCCGTTCTGATCGCCGTGGCCACCGTGTTGTGGGGGCCGACGGTGGCGCGTCGACTGTCGTGGACGCGACTGCTGTTCCTCGTGTGGGGTGCGTCGGCGGCCTGGACGATGTCGCTGGCGATGGTGGACGGTTGGAAGCGCGGCTTCGTCGACCGGCTGGCGTCGACGGACGAGTACCTGCACGAGGTGCCCGGTGTCACCGACATTCCGGCCACGCTCCGCGGGTTCTCCGAGCGGATCCTGGACTACCAGGCCGATTCGTGGACGACGCATGTGTCGGGTCATCCACCGGGCGCATTGCTCACCTTCGTGTGGCTCGATCGTCTCGGCCTCGGCGGTGGAGCCTGGGCGGCGACGCTGTGCGTGCTGGTCGGTACGAGTGCCGCCGTCGCGCTGGTGCTGACACTGAAGGTGCTCGGTGACGAGAACATCGCGCGGCGTGCAGCACCGTTCGTGGCGATCGCCCCGGCGGCGATCTGGATCGCCGTCTCGGCGGATGCGTTCTATGCCGGTGTTGCCGCGTGGGGCGTTGCGTTGCTGGCGATCTCCACGAAGCGGTACCTGTGGCCGGCGTCGATCGGTGCTGGAGTGCTGCTCGGTTTCGGTATCTACCTCAACTACGGGCTGGTGCTGATGGGCCTGCCTGCGGTCGCGGTGTTGATTGCCGGGCGGAGGATTCTGCCGTTGGTGGGCGCGCTGATCGGTGCACTGATCGTCGCGGGGATCTTCACGGCGTACGGATTCTGGTGGTACGACGGCTACTTGCTGGTGCAGGAGCGCTACTACCAGGGCATCGCGAAGGACCGTCCGTTCGAGTACTGGGGTTGGGCGAATTTCGCGGCGCTGTTCTGTGCGCTGGGTGTTGCTGTGCCCGCGGCGTTCCCACGGATTCTCACCCGGCTCGAACCGATCAATCTGTTGGTGATCGGCGGTGTCGCTGCGGTGGTGATGGCGGATCTGAGTCAGTTGAGCAAGGCCGAGACCGAGAGAATCTGGTTGCCCTTCGCGATGTGGATGCTGATCGCGCCCGCTGTGTTGCCGATCAGGACGCATCGCTTCTGGTTGGCGCTGCAGGTGATCGGTGCATTGGCGATCAATCATCTGCTGTTCACGAACTGGTGA
- a CDS encoding S-methyl-5'-thioadenosine phosphorylase gives MNNDAKGRAAIAVIGGSGFYSFFADDAEEVVLDTPYGAPSAPITLGEVEGRRVAFLPRHGRNHEYSPHTLPYRANMWALRMLGVSRVFAPCAVGSLVSEYGPGTVVIPDQLVDRTSGRAQTYFDEGGIHVEFADPYCPTLRKSAVQDSAIDGGVMVVVEGPRFSTRAESQWFARQGWTLVNMTGHPEAVLARELELCYAPIALVTDLDAGIESGQGVKAVDVFAEFQKNIEPLKALVRSAVRDAPTGDCPTCRVHTGLTLPIELP, from the coding sequence ATGAACAACGACGCGAAGGGACGGGCCGCGATAGCCGTCATCGGCGGCAGCGGCTTCTATTCGTTCTTCGCCGACGATGCCGAGGAGGTCGTGCTCGACACCCCCTACGGCGCTCCGAGCGCCCCGATCACGTTGGGTGAGGTCGAAGGTCGGCGAGTCGCGTTTCTGCCCAGACACGGCCGGAATCACGAGTACTCACCGCACACGCTGCCGTATCGCGCCAACATGTGGGCGCTGCGGATGCTCGGGGTGAGCCGAGTGTTCGCCCCCTGCGCGGTCGGATCCCTGGTGTCCGAATACGGTCCGGGGACAGTCGTGATCCCCGATCAACTCGTCGACCGAACCTCCGGGCGTGCGCAGACCTACTTCGACGAAGGCGGAATACACGTCGAATTCGCAGACCCCTACTGCCCCACGTTGAGGAAGTCCGCTGTCCAGGACTCGGCGATCGACGGCGGCGTCATGGTCGTCGTCGAAGGTCCTCGGTTCTCCACGCGCGCCGAGAGCCAATGGTTCGCCCGCCAGGGTTGGACGCTGGTGAACATGACCGGCCACCCCGAGGCGGTCCTGGCTCGCGAACTCGAACTCTGCTACGCGCCGATCGCATTGGTGACCGACCTCGACGCAGGCATCGAGTCCGGCCAGGGCGTCAAGGCAGTGGACGTGTTCGCCGAATTCCAGAAGAACATCGAGCCGCTCAAAGCACTGGTGCGCTCGGCCGTCCGCGACGCTCCCACCGGTGACTGCCCGACGTGCCGAGTGCACACCGGCCTCACGCTGCCGATCGAACTGCCATGA
- a CDS encoding NAD-dependent epimerase/dehydratase family protein, with the protein MTRVLLTGAAGFIGGHILDAARDSDLEIVAVDAMLESAHGPGARADGIIDLDVRDKDSLVDVLRGVDVVCHQAAVVGAGVDAADAPAYASHNDYGTAVLLAAMYEAGCSRLVLASSMVVYGEGRYLNSSGETVIPRPRTRADLDAGLFDNRDPISGEPLDWLLVEEDSTLEPRSTYAASKLAQENYASAWAVATGGSVIALRYHNVYGPHMPRNTPYSGVAAMFRSSLELGRAPTVYEDGKQARDFVHVHDVAAANIASIEAELDGFTALNVCSGQPITIGEVATILADARGGPTPEITGRYRAGDVRHIVASSALAEQTLGFRATIMPRDGLTAFADAPLRDAEGTGPPRV; encoded by the coding sequence ATGACGCGGGTACTGCTCACCGGCGCAGCCGGATTCATCGGTGGCCACATTCTCGACGCCGCCCGCGATTCCGATCTCGAGATCGTCGCTGTCGACGCCATGCTGGAGTCGGCTCACGGCCCAGGAGCGCGAGCCGACGGGATCATCGATCTCGATGTGCGAGACAAAGACTCACTCGTCGACGTATTGCGCGGGGTGGACGTCGTGTGTCACCAGGCCGCAGTCGTCGGAGCGGGCGTCGATGCCGCAGATGCCCCGGCCTACGCCAGTCACAACGACTACGGGACGGCGGTTCTGCTCGCGGCAATGTACGAGGCGGGGTGTTCGCGCCTGGTTCTCGCGTCGTCGATGGTCGTCTACGGCGAAGGGCGGTATCTCAACTCGTCCGGTGAGACGGTGATTCCTCGGCCCCGCACCCGAGCCGACCTCGACGCGGGACTGTTCGACAATCGCGACCCGATATCGGGCGAGCCTCTCGATTGGCTTCTGGTCGAGGAGGATTCGACGCTCGAGCCCAGGAGTACCTACGCCGCGAGCAAGCTGGCACAGGAGAACTACGCCTCCGCATGGGCGGTCGCCACGGGCGGCTCGGTGATCGCACTGCGGTACCACAACGTGTACGGACCGCACATGCCGCGAAACACCCCGTACTCCGGTGTGGCGGCGATGTTCCGGTCTTCGCTCGAGCTCGGTCGGGCCCCGACGGTCTACGAGGACGGCAAGCAGGCCCGCGATTTCGTGCACGTGCACGACGTGGCGGCCGCGAACATCGCATCGATCGAGGCGGAGCTGGACGGCTTCACCGCCCTCAATGTCTGCTCGGGACAACCGATCACCATCGGTGAGGTCGCCACCATCCTCGCCGACGCACGCGGCGGGCCGACGCCCGAGATCACCGGACGCTACCGCGCGGGCGACGTACGGCACATCGTCGCCAGTTCCGCGCTGGCCGAACAGACCCTGGGATTCCGCGCGACGATCATGCCGAGGGACGGTCTCACCGCATTCGCCGACGCACCGCTGCGCGACGCCGAAGGCACGGGACCGCCCCGTGTCTGA
- a CDS encoding glycosyltransferase — protein sequence MSEPKSVTVVIPCMNEAESLPAVLDSVPAGYLTIVVDNNSTDATAAVAAAHGATVVSESVPGYGAAVHAGVVAADTDIVCVLDGDGSMDPLDLPTLVAALDHADLAVGRRRPDRGSSPLHARIGNAVLALRLRTKYKLPVHDLGAIRAVRRQALLDLDVTDRRSGYPLQLLVLAAEAGWTVVEHDVVYRPRTAGTSKVSGSVKGTIVAVRDFWKVLS from the coding sequence GTGTCTGAACCGAAGTCCGTCACAGTCGTCATCCCCTGCATGAACGAGGCCGAATCGCTTCCGGCAGTGCTCGATTCGGTCCCGGCGGGCTACCTGACGATCGTGGTGGACAACAACTCGACCGACGCCACCGCCGCCGTCGCCGCTGCCCACGGAGCAACGGTGGTCTCCGAATCGGTGCCCGGTTACGGTGCAGCAGTTCATGCAGGCGTCGTCGCGGCCGACACCGACATCGTCTGCGTCCTCGACGGTGACGGTTCGATGGATCCACTCGACCTACCGACCCTCGTGGCGGCCCTGGATCACGCGGACCTCGCCGTCGGTCGCCGCCGACCGGACAGGGGAAGCTCGCCCCTGCACGCCAGGATCGGCAATGCCGTTCTCGCGCTTCGACTTCGCACCAAGTACAAGCTGCCAGTGCACGACCTGGGAGCGATCCGCGCAGTACGCCGTCAGGCACTGCTCGACCTGGACGTCACCGACCGACGCTCGGGCTACCCGCTGCAGTTGCTCGTACTGGCGGCCGAAGCCGGCTGGACCGTCGTCGAACACGACGTGGTCTACCGGCCACGGACAGCAGGAACGTCCAAGGTCTCCGGCTCGGTGAAGGGGACGATCGTCGCCGTGCGAGATTTCTGGAAGGTGCTCTCGTGA